Below is a window of Tautonia marina DNA.
GGAGAAGGGGGTCGCCCCCGACTCGACGACCGAAACCTTTGTCGCCCTCCGCGTCATGCTCAACACCTGGCGATGGGCCGGTGTCCCGTTCGTGCTCCGGACCGGCAAGCGCCTCCCGAAGCGAGCGACCGAGATCGCCATCGAGTTCCGCAACCCTCCCACCACCTTTTTCGAAGCCGACACGGAAGGCAGTTCGGCCGTCAACCAGCTCATCCTCAACATCCAGCCGAAAGAAGGAACCAGCCTTGGCTTCCAGGCCAAGATCCCCGGCTCTCGCCGCCGGCTCCGCTCGGTTCGCATGGATTTCCGCTACGGGACCGCCTTCGCCCGCCCCGCTCCCGAAGCCTATCAGCGCCTCTTGCTCGACGTGATGCTTGGCGACCCGACCCTCTTTACCCGAACCGACGAGGTCGAGGCCGCCTGGCAATTCATCACCCCAATTCTCGACGCCTGGAACCGCCCCGACGCCCCTCCTCCTCACTCCTACGAAGCTGGTTCCTGGGGGCCCGAGGCCGCCGACACCCTCGCCGCCGATCATGGCATCCGCTGGCGACGCCTCTGATCGGCCCTGCATCCCTCGATTCAGTCCCGGACGAGCGAGCCGGCCTCACTGCCGAACAGGCGGAGGTCCGTTACCATCGGCATGATCGACCAGTCCATCCCGGTCCAGGCGTGATGCTTGACCGTCACCGATTGCTCCGTCAGGTCGATCTCCAGAAACCCCGGCGGCCGTCGTCCGGTCGGGTCACGGAGCAGGGGGGCTCCCGCGTTCAGGCTAAGTTGCTCCGGCACTTCGTGCGGCCGGTGCGCCCAGGCCGCATGCACATGTCCGCTGCAATACAGGTGAGGCCCGACCCTCCGCAGCCAACGCGCCACGTCCGCCGCGTTGACCATCCGCTTCTTTCGCAGTTCCGACTGATACGCCTCCGGCGCGGCCACCGGATAATGGCACGCCACAATCAGCCGCTTCGGCCTCGGATCGGTCGTCAGGAGCAGTTCCCTCGCCTGGTGAAACTGATCGTCCGGCAACCGTCCGGTGGCCGAAAGGTGCGCCCGCGTTGCATCCAACGCCAGAATCGCCGTGCGTTCATCGAGATGGCGCAACCAGGGGAAGCTATCCCCCGGCGAGAACGCCCCGAAAACTCGCTCAAACGCCCGCGTCCGAACCGATCGCGACGTGTACCGGTCGTGATTGCCCGGCAAGATCGACACCCGATCCGGGTCACCGAGCAGCGGCCCTAACGCCTCTCTTGCCTGCTCAAATTCGCGACGCATGGCCGTGGTCGTCAGATCACCCGTAATCAGCAAGTGATCGGCGTTGATCGACTTGACACGCTCAACCACGTCCTCCATCCGCTCCAGCCGAAACTTCTTCGCCCGACCCGTGAACAATTCCGCCATGCCCACGGCCCGTTTGCCCCAGAGCTTCACCGGATTAATCGAGTAGCGCCAGATGTGAATGTCAGACAGGTGGACAATCTTCAACGCTCTTCCTCAAAACGCGACCATCCCAGTGAATCCGGTCGGCACGACCCACACCCCGCCGTCCCTTCACCGTCAGCCCGCCCACGGGTCTGCCACCACCAGCAGATCGTACGCGAGATGCGTGCCAACGGCGATCCCGAACCCCCTCAAGATCATCACCCAGGCGAAGTAAACCCCTGCCAGCCATCGAAAAACGAACGTTGACCAGGAAAACGCCCCCGGCACCTCGCCGACATGATGCGCCATCGAGAACAGCAGCGCCGAGCCACTCACCGCCATTGCCGTCGCCAGTACATTGGGGATGAGCAAGACCCTCAAGACCGCATAGCAAAGCCCGAGCAGACCCAGCCGGAACACGGCCTCTTCGAAAATTCCGGCACCCACCAGGCCGATCAATTCGCCCGCGTTCAGGTCCAATTCAACCGGCGAGGCAACTTCCAGGGGCAAGCTTCCGCCGGCGGCTTCGAACCAGTGATCGAACCATCGGAACAGGGCAAGCAACCCGGCCCCCAGCACCGCACATTCGACAATCGCCACCACCAGCCACCTCATGCGGAACCGTCCCGGCTCGGCAATCCGCCAGGCGATCAGACCCAGGGCCAGAACAACCGAAGGTGCCCAGTCAGGCACCCGGAACCGATCGGGCGTCAAGCGGCCGATCCAGGCATCCACCCCGGCCCGCAACGCTTCGTCCCCGCCGAGCGCCGCGATCCCTCCCTCATAGATCGCCAGCAACGGCAAGACCATCATGATCGCCGCCGACGCCCCTCGGCATTGCGACCAGTACCCTCCCGATCGCCCCACACGACGCCCCTCTCCCCCCCCCTCAGGCCGAGCAAACACCCGCGACGGAGGGGCCTTCGCAACCGAGCCAGGGCCAGGTTCGTGGTAGGCTCTCATAGAAGTTGCTCATCGTCGAAATCACGAGTCCGACTGAGCCGGATCCCCCGCCACCATTGCCAATTGGTCTGAACGTGCCGAAAATGTTGAACGAACCGAACGCTTCGAAATTCGAACGGGCCTTGAGACACGTTCCTTCGCCCGCTAGGATTGACCTCAAGAGTCGAGCCTTGCTCGCCTTTCCCGCCTGAGGCGGTCGGCAATCCCCCATTCCGCCCGAGACAGTGAAGTCTTTCTCCGTTCCATGAACGGCTCGGAACACCGCGTAGAGCGACGACAGGTCCGGCTCCCGTGGGCCCGGTTCCTCCCGGAACCGGATTGCACGATGGCCGGCCGGATCACCGGGGAGGAATCGCGCGTGACCATCGCGTGGCGAAAGTTCTGGATCATCGGCCTGATTGCCCTGGCCGGCTGTAGTGCGTCGGAACCCGTCGAGTTTACTCACGACCCCCGCCTCTCCGGCGAGGAGTTCGCCGAGAAACCCAAGGCCCGACACGCCGTCGAGTCCATCGTTGATGAGATGTTCGGCGAGTCTCCCGCCTTGCTCCGAGTCCCTCGGGGTTCCGGCCTTCCCGAAGGCGGACGCTACCTCGCGGGTCTTGTCCAGGAAGGCGACGATCCCGAGGACATCCGACCGGTCGTCTACTATCCGGCCGGTTCCGACACGCCGGTGCCGATCGCCGGGGGCCAGGCTCTTTACCATCGCCACTGCTTGCACTGCCACGGCATCTCCGGAGACGGTCAGGGACCGACCGCCGCGTTCCTCTACCCCAGGCCCCGTGACTACCGCCGCGGCCTGTTCAAGTTCACCTCGACCGACTACGGCGACAAGCCCTCCCGAGACGATCTGCGCCGCGTCCTTCATCACGGCATCGACGGCACCTCCATGCCCGCCTTCAAGGCCCAGATGACCGACGCCGAAATGGAGCAGGTCATCGACTATGTCCTCTTTCTCACCTATCGCGGCGAGGTCGAACGGATGGTCCTCGAAGAAGCCTCCTTCTACGAAGAGAGCGACTTCGAAGACGAGGAGAGCCTGGAATTCTTCCGAGAAGACGTCGCGGAAATCGCCGAGTTCGAAATCTTCGCCCGCTGGACCGATGCCCTCGAAGGGCTGAATCTGGTCGAGCCGATCACCCCCCGCGTCCCTCCCACGCAGGAGAGCATCGAACGGGGTCGTGATCTTTTCCTCGGCGTCTCCCGCGATGTGAAGCTCGAATGTGCCGGCTGCCACGGGGCCCAGGGAACCGGAGACGGCCCAAGCTGGATCGACCCGGAAACGTTCAATCGCTACGTCTTCATCGAAAATTACGACCCCACCAGCAAAACGACTCTTGAAACCCTTCAGCAAATTGCCGACGAACAACAGCGCCGCTGGAGCGACGAATGGGGCGACCCGCTCCGCCCCGCTGACCTGAACCGAGGCGTTTACAAGGGGGGGCGTCGGCCGATCGACCTCTACTGGCGGATCGCCACCGGCATTACCGGCACCGCCATGCCCGGCCACGTTCAGGCGTTGAGTGATCCGGACGACCTCTGGAATCTGGTCAACTTCGTCCTCGCCTTGCCCCAGCAACCCGACTTGCTCCGACCCGATCAGGTCCAGAAACTCGGGGCTGACACCATCCCTGAAGCCGCCTCGACCGCGGCCCGCTGACCCTTGAGCCTCGCTGCCATGCCTTCGCTTCGCCCCCATGTCCGAGTCGCCGAGGTCGCCGGACCTCCCGCCTTGTTCTCCTGGAACCCGGTCCCCTCGCGGTCCCCGACCTCGGGAGTTTGCCTGTGAGATACTGGAGCGTTCTGTTCGCCCTGGTCTCGGTCCTCGCCGTTGCGACGTTCGTCTACGCCCCGTTCGACGACGACTGGTGGCTCCCCAGTTACCGAGCCACCAACGCCCAGTCGATCGCGACCCTGGAGGAGATCCAGAGCCAGGCCCCCAGGGCCGCGGCCTCCCTGGTCCCTCTCCGCGATCTCGACGGCCCGGCCACTCCCGAACAGCTCGAAACGGTCGAGCAGACCCGGGCCTGGCTCAGCCTCCAGTCGGCCCGCTTGAACCAAGCCATCCATGCGAACTTCCTGACCACCCGGTCTCGGGCCCTGGAAAGCCAGGCCGCCCAGACCCGGGCCGCCGTCATCGAGGCCCGCAACCTCCTCGGCGCTCCCGAAGGAGCCGAGGCGATCGATCAGGCCGTCTCCGAGCTGGGCCGCTTCGAAGCGATGGCCGGCGACGCGCTCGCCACCGTCGTCGAGCCGGGAGGATCGCTACGGGCCACCGTCTCCACCGCGGCCGGTCAGATCGATCACCTGTACATCCTTTTGCTCGTGATCACGGGCCTCACCTTCATCGGCGTCGCCATCGCGCTGGTGGTCGTCCTCTGGCGGTTCCGCGCCCAGCCGGGCCGACGCGCCCATTATTCGCACGGCAGCCTCCGCCTGGAGATCATCTGGACGGTCATCCCCGCCGCCATCCTCGTCTTCATCGCGCTCTATCAACTTCGAGCCTGGGCCGACATCAAGTTCCAGAGCACCTGGCCCGACGTTCGCCCCCTGGCCGAAGTCACGGCCCGCCAGTTCCAGTGGAAGATCCGCTACCCCGGCCCCGACGGCCGCTTCGGCACGAGCGACGACCTGCACACCATCAACGACCTGCACTTCGTCAAGGACGAACCGACGATCATCCACCTGAAGGCGGAAGACGTGATTCACTCCTTCTTCCTCCCGCAGTTGCGCATCAAGCAAGACGCCGTTCCGGGCATGACGATTCCCGTCCTCTTCGACGCTCGCAAGGCCGGCCGCTACGAGCTGCTCTGTGCCGAGCTGTGCGGCTGGGGACACTACAAGATGCGTGCCCAGGTCATCGTTCACGAATCCCAGGACGAATTCGACGAGTGGATGGCCCAGTCGCTCCGCGAACAAGACAGCAGCGACCCAACCGCCTCCCCGGCTTCGGCCGATGTCGCCACCGCCTCCGGCCTCCGAGTGGAGTGAGCCCCCCATGAGCACCGACCCGCAGGATCTCGGACCGACCGACCAGCCGGCTCCCTCGTCGGCCGATGCCGTCTCGCCCGGCCCCGACTCCGGTCATGCCCCCGGGCTGATCCCCTCCAGCGGCCACGCGCCGGGGCACGACGAGCACATCCACCCGGCCCCCCGCAACCCGCTCTTTCGGTACGTCTTCTCGACCGACCACAAGATCATCGGCATCCAGTTCCTCTTCTCAGGGCTGATCTTCTTCGTCATCGGCGGTCTGCTCGCGCTGGCGATTCGCTGGCAACTGGCCTGGCCCTGGGCCGACATGCCCCACCTCAGCGACGCGCTCTGGAGCTCCCAGGGCGGCATGATGCCCCCGGAGTTCTACAACAAGCTCGTGACCATGCACGGGACGATCATGATCTTCTTCGTGATCATCCCCATCCTCACCGGGGCCTTCGGAAACTTCCTCATCCCGCTCATGATCGGGGC
It encodes the following:
- a CDS encoding metallophosphoesterase family protein, whose product is MKIVHLSDIHIWRYSINPVKLWGKRAVGMAELFTGRAKKFRLERMEDVVERVKSINADHLLITGDLTTTAMRREFEQAREALGPLLGDPDRVSILPGNHDRYTSRSVRTRAFERVFGAFSPGDSFPWLRHLDERTAILALDATRAHLSATGRLPDDQFHQARELLLTTDPRPKRLIVACHYPVAAPEAYQSELRKKRMVNAADVARWLRRVGPHLYCSGHVHAAWAHRPHEVPEQLSLNAGAPLLRDPTGRRPPGFLEIDLTEQSVTVKHHAWTGMDWSIMPMVTDLRLFGSEAGSLVRD
- a CDS encoding c-type cytochrome yields the protein MTIAWRKFWIIGLIALAGCSASEPVEFTHDPRLSGEEFAEKPKARHAVESIVDEMFGESPALLRVPRGSGLPEGGRYLAGLVQEGDDPEDIRPVVYYPAGSDTPVPIAGGQALYHRHCLHCHGISGDGQGPTAAFLYPRPRDYRRGLFKFTSTDYGDKPSRDDLRRVLHHGIDGTSMPAFKAQMTDAEMEQVIDYVLFLTYRGEVERMVLEEASFYEESDFEDEESLEFFREDVAEIAEFEIFARWTDALEGLNLVEPITPRVPPTQESIERGRDLFLGVSRDVKLECAGCHGAQGTGDGPSWIDPETFNRYVFIENYDPTSKTTLETLQQIADEQQRRWSDEWGDPLRPADLNRGVYKGGRRPIDLYWRIATGITGTAMPGHVQALSDPDDLWNLVNFVLALPQQPDLLRPDQVQKLGADTIPEAASTAAR
- the coxB gene encoding cytochrome c oxidase subunit II; translated protein: MRYWSVLFALVSVLAVATFVYAPFDDDWWLPSYRATNAQSIATLEEIQSQAPRAAASLVPLRDLDGPATPEQLETVEQTRAWLSLQSARLNQAIHANFLTTRSRALESQAAQTRAAVIEARNLLGAPEGAEAIDQAVSELGRFEAMAGDALATVVEPGGSLRATVSTAAGQIDHLYILLLVITGLTFIGVAIALVVVLWRFRAQPGRRAHYSHGSLRLEIIWTVIPAAILVFIALYQLRAWADIKFQSTWPDVRPLAEVTARQFQWKIRYPGPDGRFGTSDDLHTINDLHFVKDEPTIIHLKAEDVIHSFFLPQLRIKQDAVPGMTIPVLFDARKAGRYELLCAELCGWGHYKMRAQVIVHESQDEFDEWMAQSLREQDSSDPTASPASADVATASGLRVE
- a CDS encoding CPBP family intramembrane glutamic endopeptidase, whose translation is MRAYHEPGPGSVAKAPPSRVFARPEGGGEGRRVGRSGGYWSQCRGASAAIMMVLPLLAIYEGGIAALGGDEALRAGVDAWIGRLTPDRFRVPDWAPSVVLALGLIAWRIAEPGRFRMRWLVVAIVECAVLGAGLLALFRWFDHWFEAAGGSLPLEVASPVELDLNAGELIGLVGAGIFEEAVFRLGLLGLCYAVLRVLLIPNVLATAMAVSGSALLFSMAHHVGEVPGAFSWSTFVFRWLAGVYFAWVMILRGFGIAVGTHLAYDLLVVADPWAG